In one window of Helianthus annuus cultivar XRQ/B chromosome 17, HanXRQr2.0-SUNRISE, whole genome shotgun sequence DNA:
- the LOC110922501 gene encoding uncharacterized protein LOC110922501: MFFRVLCSKSLHVDDLINMKRTIVITVCKLEKIFPPSFFDSMEHLVIHLADEALLGGPVQYRWMYQYERKLGLMKRRIRNKSKVEGSMVKEHLVNEIATYCSLYFDSTIETRHNREPRNFAPQHLSSSSGGSKLSVFVVPSRRLHQKGGTRRHMSNEELKKVHTYVLLNCVEVYPYIDKFDEVAPQLYPDEPEFLLRDNHFAEWFENHVMNGLIDGSTRHLEILARQPSMYAQSHNGYFVNGYKFHTQKHGKGLVTPNCGVCVRGETYNAEESDYYGLVDEILELKYNGKEPQIVVVFKCTWFDNNLGVIVNKNKLVDVKHKFHLPGDDKFILASQAEQVFYTSYPAVTRDTKDLWPVVKTKSRHIYDLTTPETDVTNDGNTTSHDFLQTDERFELPNAVTRSDPLDRVTFHDDDDDGCDDDDANVYSDHSLDEDEHDC, from the exons ATGTTCTTTCGAGTCTTATGCTCAAAATCGTTGCATGTAGATGACTTGATTAACATGAAGCGCACTATTGTTATAACAGTATGCAAGTTGGAGAAAATTTTCCCTCCTAGTTTCTTTGATTCTATGGAGCACCTAGTCATACATCTAGCTGATGAAGCTCTTCTTGGTGGTCCGGTACAATACAGGTGGATGTACCAATACGAAAG gaagctTGGCTTAATGAAAAGAAGAATCAGAAACAAATCAAAGGTTGAGGGTTCAATGGTGAAGGAACATCTAGTGAATGAAATCGCCACCTATTGTTCTCTATACTTTGACTCAACGATTGAGACACGCCATAATCGAGAGCCACGAAATTTCGCACCGCAACATCTCAGCTCTTCGAGTGGAGGCTCTAAACTAAGCGTATTTGTCGTTCCATCGAGACGATTACATCAAAAGGGTGGAACACGGAGGCATATGAGTAATGAAGAACTTAAAAAGGTGCACACATATGTTCTTCTAAATTGTGTAGAAGTTTACCCTTATATCGACAAATTTGATGAAGTGGCACCACAACTGTATCCGGACGAACCAGAATTCCTTCTTAGAGATAACCATTTTGCTGAATGGTTTGAAAATCAC GTAATGAATGGCTTAATTGATGGAAGCACTCGACATTTGGAAATTTTAGCAAGACAACCATCAATGTACGCTCAATCACACAATGGGTACTTTGTAAATGGTTATAAGTTTCACACCCAGAAGCATGGTAAGGGACTTGTGACCCCAAACTGTGGTGTATGTGTGAGAGGGGAAACGTATAACGCCGAAGAGTCTGACTACTACGGCTTAGTGGACGAGATATTAGAACTTAAGTATAATGGCAAGGAACCTCAAATTGTGGTAGTGTTTAAATGTACATGGTTTGATAACAACCTGGGTGTAATAGTTAACAAAAATAAGCTTGTTGATGTTAAACACAAGTTTCATCTTCCAGGTGATGACAAGTTTATCTTGGCATCACAGGCAGAACAAGTTTTTTACACTTCATACCCTGCCGTGACACGTGATACGAAAGATCTATGGCCGGTTGTGAAGACAAAATCCCGTCACATTTATGATCTCACTACACCTGAAACTGATGTCACCAATGATGGTAACACGACATCACACGATTTTCTTCAAACTGATGAACGGTTCGAGTTACCGAATGCGGTAACTCGGAGTGATCCCTTAGACCGGGTTACAtttcatgatgatgatgatgacggttgtgatgatgatgatgcaaaCGTTTATTCTGACCACTCTTTAGATGAAGATGAACATGATTGTTAG
- the LOC110922500 gene encoding uncharacterized protein LOC110922500 yields MNAGKDNTSRGGGRGSGVGSGLRGGKTKQVSRKRIDCGIVIREPDLSRGDGDAVSGRQRSQKLDPKHPNGKATVEKPTIWTKGPYLMVRPPKGPSISYRRGVRGSYHRMGEGDPMADLGGTLNSLSADILDDRDGTTLQDLSRDILDDGDNDDDDAGDDGDDGYNGDDGDGVSEDDDNFEGDGDDFEGGDDDFEGGGDGDGRQFIQSNGKKFVDSKVHRRVKEILEQCLDGDWVTFKTIPQNVKTRMFDRFRTMYRWDPKAHQSIRHSFICVLKDRFRGIMSDMRKSSKKKALKARERIPDVGYNFEIQCKYPPNGVPRRKWERMCMSWSTKDWEKKSKAGRENRKNDLCRHTGGSKGFDEHRRNLEKIKGKKVGFAEVLLHTHATKECKKRLNDGEINANDYDKLQFVTDRSKRSYVSYMKKLENKYGNTDCDDMEVWESLHPECQGRQLFGVGSSDPHFVLTGTTSSTASVSDTRQLHELQKVQAELEKEREARQNIEARFEQFEQEREQERVEREREREQERVERERERTEHARWQKYMEAKFNKFGKK; encoded by the exons ATGAATGCTGGTAAAGATAATACAAGTCGTGGTGGTGGTCGTGGTAGTGGTGTTGGTAGTGGTCTGCGTGGAGGAAAGACAAAACAAGTTTCAAGGAAACGCATTGATTGTGGCATTGTTATTCGGGAGCCTGATCTTAGTAGAGGTGATGGTGATGCTGTTTCTGGGAGACAAAG aTCCCAAAAGTTGGATCCAAAACATCCCAATGGGAAGGCAACTGTTGAGAAACCTACTATATGGACTAAAGGGCCGTATTTGATGGTACGACCTCCAAAAGGTCCTTCAATTTCATACCGCAGAGGTGTAAGGGGCAGTTATCATCGTATGGGTGAGGGTGATCCAATGGCTGATTTAGGTGGGACGTTAAATAGTTTGTCAGCAGATATTCTTGATGATAGGGATGGTACAACGTTACAAGATTTGTCACGTGATATCCTTGATGATGGCGACAATG atgatgatgatgctggtgacgatggtgatgatggttacaatggtgacgatggtgaTGGTGTCAGCGAGGACGATGACAACTTTGAGGGTGACGGTGACGACTTTGAGGGTGGTGATGACGACTTCGAGGGTGGTGGTGACGGTGATGGGAGGCAATTCATACAAAGCAATGGGAAAAA GTTTGTAGACTCAAAGGTACATAGACGTGTAAAGGAAATACTTGAACAATGTCTTGATGGAGATTGGGTCACGTTTAAAACGATCCCCCAAAATGTAAAGACGCGCATGTTTGACCGCTTCCGG aCTATGTATAGATGGGATCCAAAAGCACACCAGAGCATACGTCATTCGTTTATTTGTGTGCTCAAGGATCGATTTAGAGGCATAATGAGCGATATGAGGAAAAGTTCTAAAAAGAAAGCTTTAAAGGCGAGGGAACGTATTCCCGATGTCGGATACAATTTTGAGATACAATGCAAATATCCGCCCAATGGAGTGCCTCGTAGGAAATGGGAACGTATGTGTATG TCTTGGAGCACTAAAGATTGGGAAAAGAAGTCCAAAGCAGGGAGAGAAAACCGGAAGAATGACTTATGTCGTCATACAGGCGGGTCCAAAGGGTTTGACGAACACCGTCGCAACTTG GaaaaaataaagggtaaaaaggttGGATTCGCGGAAGTATTACTTCATACCCACGCCACCAAAGAGTGTAAAAAGAGATTAAATGATGGGGAGATCAATGCAAATGACTATGATAAGTTACAGTTTGTTACCGATCGTTCAAAACGTTCATAT GTCTCTTATATGAAAAAACTTGAAAATAAGTATGGGAACACGGATTGCGATGATATGGAAGTGTGGGAGAGTCTGCATCCCGAGTGTCAGGGTCGTCAGTTGTTTGGGGTAGGATCTTCTGATCCACATTTTGTGTTGACTGGAACAACATCTTCCACAGCTAGTGTGTCAGATACCCGACAATTGCATGAG CTCCAAAAAGTTCAAGCTGAACTAGAAAAGGAACGAGAGGCTCGACAAAACATTGAAGCCcgttttgaacaatttgaacaagAGCGGGAACAAGAAAGGGTTGAACGTGAACGAGAGCGGGAACAAGAACGTGTTGAACGTGAACGAGAGCGGACCGAACATGCTCGATGGCAGAAATACATGGAAGCAAAGTTTAATAAATTCGGAAAAAAGTAA
- the LOC110921432 gene encoding uncharacterized protein LOC110921432, whose protein sequence is MLGVKTSTFRNACRNVGIPEWPWIPSSTTNRASSDPESPITPTTSETSYFPTSIATESMPYIWNMGINNWSPVQTMITQAPFSEYLTNQIDCDTSPFGTLIATQYGSIGFPAETEYMASDPGSFGAPIYIDHMPDLSYLIPDWYVIQNSHLFDFGMLNSFTMYT, encoded by the exons ATGCTTGGAG TCAAAACAAGCACCTTTAGGAATGCTTGTAGAAATGTAGGAATTCCTGAGTGGCCATGGATACCAAGTAGTACAACTAATAGAGCTTCTTCTGATCCTGAATCTCCAATTACACCAACGACATCTGAAACTAGTTATTTTCCAACTTCGATTGCTACAGAGAGCATGCCCTACATCTG GAACATGGGAATCAATAACTGGTCACCTGTACAAACTATGATTACTCAAGCACCTTTCTCGGAATATCTAACCAACCAAATAGATTGTGATACTAGTCCTTTTGGAACTCTAATTGCTACACAATATGGTTCTATTGGATTTCCAGCAGAAACCGAGTACATGGCATCTGATCCTGGTTCTTTCGGGGCTCCAATTTATATAGATCACATGCCTGACCTTTCTTATTTGATCCCCGACTGGTATGTCATTCAAAACTCACATTTGTTTGATTTTGGGATGTTGAACTCATTTACAATGTATACATAA